A single genomic interval of Rosistilla ulvae harbors:
- a CDS encoding oxidoreductase — translation MPFNALMVENTDDSNVSVAMQSLTIDQLPAGNVTVAIQYTTVNYKDGLCMQPNNGFVRNYPLIPGIDFAGTVESSDDSRYNAGDKVVLTGWRVGESHWGGYSQKARVNADWLVPLPDGLTTRQAMAIGTAGFAAILAVLTLEDHGLTPDQGEVLVTGAAGGVGSIATAVLGKLGYQVAAVTGRPETADYLKSLGAARIIPRGEIDTVSKKPLESETWAGCVDAVGGEMLARVLGQLKYGASVAAVGLAGGAAMPASVIPFLLRGVNLLGIDSVMQPYEKRLIGWQRLATDLPLDKLDAMIQPAKLADVPQLASDILKGQVKGRVVVDVNA, via the coding sequence ATGCCATTTAACGCCCTGATGGTCGAGAATACCGACGATTCGAACGTCTCGGTCGCCATGCAGTCTTTGACCATCGATCAATTGCCCGCGGGGAATGTGACCGTGGCCATCCAGTACACAACGGTCAATTACAAGGACGGGTTGTGCATGCAGCCCAACAATGGATTCGTCCGCAATTACCCGCTTATTCCCGGCATCGACTTCGCGGGTACGGTGGAATCTTCCGACGACTCGCGTTACAACGCCGGCGATAAAGTGGTTCTGACCGGCTGGCGTGTCGGTGAATCGCACTGGGGTGGATATTCGCAGAAAGCACGCGTCAACGCCGACTGGTTGGTCCCGTTGCCCGACGGACTGACGACACGACAAGCGATGGCGATCGGAACCGCCGGCTTTGCGGCGATCCTGGCGGTGCTGACGTTGGAGGATCATGGACTGACGCCCGACCAAGGCGAAGTCCTCGTGACCGGGGCTGCGGGTGGAGTTGGTTCGATCGCGACAGCCGTTCTCGGCAAGCTGGGCTATCAAGTTGCGGCAGTCACCGGGCGGCCCGAGACCGCCGACTACCTGAAGTCTCTTGGGGCGGCACGGATCATTCCTCGCGGCGAAATCGACACGGTCTCGAAAAAGCCGTTGGAGTCCGAAACGTGGGCCGGTTGCGTCGACGCGGTCGGTGGCGAGATGTTGGCTCGCGTTTTGGGACAGCTGAAATACGGTGCGTCGGTCGCTGCGGTGGGCCTTGCCGGTGGAGCCGCGATGCCAGCCTCGGTGATTCCGTTTCTATTGCGCGGCGTCAACCTGTTAGGCATCGACAGCGTGATGCAGCCTTATGAAAAGCGGTTGATCGGCTGGCAACGTCTGGCGACCGACCTGCCGCTGGACAAGCTGGACGCCATGATCCAACCCGCGAAATTGGCCGATGTCCCGCAACTGGCGTCCGATATTCTCAAAGGCCAGGTCAAGGGACGTGTTGTCGTCGACGTAAACGCATGA
- a CDS encoding lactonase family protein yields the protein MLTSPAAKAGQPLVYISAFTSGEQGAIHAFELDTEAGQLKPLHRDDTLENPFFIAVTPDHQYLYSIFAPTFGGKEPEQVAAFKIDQTTGKLSPLGRQSSKGTASCFLEVDPTGKSVVLANYSSGNVASYAVQKDGSLSEPVSFVQHEGSSVNTKRQGEPHAHGFAIAPNNRFAYAADLGIDKVLCYAFDPETAELTPNSQPFVRTPPGAGPRHLMFHPNGKHLYVINELLNTITSYDFIADSGILVERQTIATLPENFSGVSNTADVKITPDGRYLYGTNRGHDSIAAYRIAEDGQLSLIEIAPSLGKGPQNLAITGDGSLLICANMPGDNVVVFRIDPATGKLTAASDPIEMPRPSCVRIIER from the coding sequence ATGCTAACCTCGCCTGCCGCCAAAGCTGGCCAGCCGCTTGTTTATATCTCCGCCTTCACCTCGGGCGAACAAGGTGCGATCCACGCCTTTGAACTCGATACGGAAGCTGGCCAACTGAAGCCGCTGCATCGTGACGACACGCTCGAAAATCCGTTTTTCATCGCCGTCACGCCCGACCACCAATACCTCTATTCGATCTTCGCGCCGACGTTTGGAGGCAAGGAGCCCGAACAAGTCGCCGCCTTCAAAATCGATCAGACGACGGGCAAACTGAGTCCATTGGGCCGCCAGTCGTCCAAGGGAACAGCATCCTGTTTCCTGGAAGTCGATCCGACGGGGAAGAGCGTCGTGTTGGCGAATTACTCCAGCGGCAACGTCGCTTCCTACGCGGTGCAGAAGGACGGTTCGCTTTCCGAACCGGTTTCATTTGTGCAGCACGAAGGTTCCAGCGTCAACACGAAACGGCAAGGCGAACCGCACGCGCACGGGTTTGCGATCGCACCAAACAACCGCTTCGCCTACGCCGCCGATCTGGGAATCGACAAGGTGCTGTGCTATGCCTTCGATCCAGAGACGGCGGAACTGACGCCCAACAGCCAACCGTTTGTCCGCACGCCGCCCGGAGCTGGCCCGCGGCACCTGATGTTCCATCCCAACGGGAAGCACTTGTACGTGATCAATGAATTGTTGAACACGATCACGTCGTACGATTTCATTGCCGATTCGGGCATCCTTGTCGAACGCCAGACGATCGCCACGCTCCCCGAAAACTTCAGCGGCGTCAGCAACACCGCCGACGTTAAGATCACGCCCGACGGACGTTATCTTTACGGTACCAATCGTGGGCACGACAGCATCGCCGCATATCGGATCGCCGAAGATGGCCAGTTAAGTCTGATCGAGATCGCCCCCAGCCTTGGCAAGGGGCCCCAAAATCTGGCGATCACCGGCGATGGCAGCCTGCTGATCTGTGCAAACATGCCGGGCGATAACGTCGTGGTATTTCGGATCGATCCGGCGACAGGCAAACTGACCGCCGCATCGGATCCGATCGAAATGCCCCGTCCTTCATGTGTTCGGATCATCGAACGCTAA
- a CDS encoding sialidase family protein: MNVRTLLFLLLACSSFGTHLLAQSPQTVMTLPTGPDNPRNTEGGFVTLKDGRILYIYSRFLGESGGDNAHGYLTACTSDDGGKTWTNHDEPIFPREGKENDMSASLLRLADGRIALFYLVKHSIMDCRLRMRTSSDEAKTWSDPVDCMPDETNYFVVNNDRVIQTQSGRLIAPAAVHVRDGKWTRESDIACYLSDDSGKTWRRGKQTFHGINEAGTRYLTQEPGVVELKDGRILLWCRANIGTQAYAYSEDGGETFSPMKAWNFSSPVSPASIKRIPSTGDLLLVWNEGTGRRTPLNAAISSDDGATWTHNAAIETDPKGWFCYTAIHFVDDRVLLAYWLTEQLKRPLKIGTKIVSVPVDWFYQNDAGVSQ; the protein is encoded by the coding sequence ATGAATGTGCGCACTCTGTTGTTTCTGCTGCTTGCTTGCAGTTCGTTTGGCACGCACTTGCTAGCGCAATCGCCACAAACCGTGATGACGCTGCCGACGGGACCGGACAATCCACGCAACACCGAAGGGGGCTTCGTCACGTTGAAGGACGGGCGAATTTTGTATATCTATTCGCGTTTTTTGGGCGAGAGTGGCGGGGACAACGCCCACGGCTATCTGACAGCCTGCACTTCGGACGACGGTGGGAAGACTTGGACGAACCACGATGAACCGATCTTTCCACGCGAAGGGAAAGAGAACGATATGTCGGCGTCGCTGTTGCGGCTAGCCGATGGCCGGATTGCGTTGTTCTATCTCGTAAAGCACTCGATCATGGACTGCCGCCTGCGGATGCGGACCAGCAGCGACGAAGCGAAAACGTGGAGCGATCCTGTCGATTGCATGCCCGACGAAACGAACTATTTTGTCGTCAACAATGACCGCGTCATTCAAACGCAATCGGGGCGGCTGATCGCTCCGGCCGCCGTCCATGTTCGCGACGGCAAGTGGACCCGAGAATCCGACATCGCTTGCTACCTGTCGGACGATTCAGGCAAGACGTGGCGACGCGGCAAACAGACGTTTCACGGAATCAACGAGGCCGGCACCCGTTACCTGACGCAGGAACCGGGCGTCGTCGAACTCAAAGATGGCCGGATCTTGCTGTGGTGCCGAGCGAACATCGGCACGCAAGCTTACGCCTATTCCGAAGATGGCGGAGAGACCTTTTCGCCGATGAAGGCTTGGAACTTCAGCAGCCCCGTCTCGCCGGCGTCGATTAAGCGGATTCCTTCGACCGGCGACCTGCTGCTTGTTTGGAACGAGGGAACTGGTCGTCGGACGCCACTGAACGCGGCCATCTCTTCGGACGACGGCGCAACCTGGACACACAACGCCGCGATTGAAACCGATCCCAAGGGATGGTTCTGCTATACCGCGATCCACTTTGTCGACGATCGCGTCCTGCTGGCCTATTGGTTGACTGAACAACTGAAGCGTCCGTTGAAGATCGGCACCAAGATCGTCAGCGTTCCCGTCGACTGGTTCTATCAAAATGATGCGGGAGTTTCGCAATGA
- a CDS encoding GntR family transcriptional regulator, translated as MTTETKSNDVRNTARQKCYDALRRLLICGQITPGSRLPEVEWSERLEVHRGALREAMVLLEHDGLLTLGKKGGFFAPMLGDFEFEELMHARCVLESGAIKMAAQRRLKEEAFQPLLDLCETMQTLHDADMELGFCEADYLFHQTLVALSGNTRLMKMYSHSAQLIFSLSPVESLETVRQKRLQTLGDHRELCRMIMAGETDAAISLLEKHMSASLSS; from the coding sequence ATGACCACGGAAACGAAGTCGAACGACGTGCGAAATACCGCGAGGCAAAAGTGTTACGACGCGTTGCGACGCCTGCTAATCTGCGGCCAAATCACGCCGGGGTCGCGACTGCCAGAAGTCGAATGGTCCGAACGGCTGGAAGTGCATCGCGGTGCGCTTCGCGAGGCGATGGTGCTGTTGGAACACGACGGTCTGCTGACGCTTGGAAAAAAGGGAGGCTTCTTTGCTCCCATGCTCGGCGATTTCGAATTCGAAGAACTGATGCACGCCCGCTGTGTGCTCGAATCGGGCGCGATCAAAATGGCGGCTCAACGGCGACTGAAAGAAGAAGCCTTTCAGCCGCTGTTGGATCTCTGCGAAACGATGCAGACATTGCACGATGCCGACATGGAACTCGGATTCTGCGAGGCCGACTACCTGTTTCATCAGACGTTGGTCGCTCTGTCGGGTAACACGCGGCTGATGAAGATGTACTCGCACTCGGCTCAGCTGATCTTCAGTCTCTCGCCGGTCGAAAGTTTGGAAACCGTACGGCAAAAACGGCTGCAAACCCTCGGCGATCATCGCGAACTGTGTCGGATGATCATGGCCGGCGAAACCGATGCGGCGATCAGTCTGCTCGAAAAACACATGTCCGCTTCACTCAGCAGCTGA